In Canis lupus dingo isolate Sandy chromosome 32, ASM325472v2, whole genome shotgun sequence, the following are encoded in one genomic region:
- the LOC125754175 gene encoding ferritin heavy chain-like — MTTASPWQVRPDYQQDSEAAANRQISLELYATYVYLSTSYYLDPDDVALKNFAKYFLHQSHEERERAEKLMKLQNQRGGRIKKKPALGDGPNATECALHLEKSVNQSLLELHKLATDKNAPRLCGFVETHYLHERVRSIKELGGHVTNLRKVGAPEPSMAGISLTSTPWEPVMVGAKP; from the exons ATGACGACCGCGTCCCCCTGGCAGGTGCGCCCCGACTACCAGCAGGACTCAGAGGCCGCCGCCAACCGCCAGATCAGCCTGGAGCTCTACGCGACCTACGTCTACTTGTCCACGTCTTACTACTTGGATCCCGACGATGTGGCTTTGAAGAACTTTGCCAAGTATTTTCTTCACCAGTCTCACGAGGAGAGGGAACGTGCTGAGAAACTGATGAAGCTGCAGAACCAACGGGGCGGTCGAAT aaaaaagaaaccggCCCTGGGAGACGGGCCGAATGCGACGGAGTGTGCGTTACACTTGGAAAAGAGCGTGAATCAGTCGCTACTGGAACTGCACAAACTGGCCACTGATAAAAATGCCCCCCGCTTGTGTGGCTTCGTGGAGACTCATTACCTGCACGAGCGGGTGAGATCCATCAAAGAATTGGGTGGGCACGTGACCAACCTGCGCAAGGTGGGGGCCCCCGAACCTAGCATGGCGGGGATCTCTTTGACAAGCACACCTTGGGAACCGGTGATGGTGGGAGCTAAGCCTTAG